A genomic segment from Sulfitobacter mediterraneus encodes:
- a CDS encoding META domain-containing protein yields the protein MAKHPSYLNGMKWIAALIPLSLVAGCFADETLRGHGAADKIWVLAEARDFTATPSITLTFPEQGRIVGQAPCNSYGTTMDVPYPWFETGPIAATKRACPELETEVAFFDALGSATLSEVFGNTLMLSDDDGMLMVFRSDG from the coding sequence GTGGCCAAACACCCATCCTACCTGAATGGAATGAAATGGATTGCCGCCCTTATCCCGCTCAGCTTGGTCGCAGGCTGTTTTGCCGACGAAACCCTGCGCGGACACGGTGCGGCAGATAAAATCTGGGTGCTGGCAGAGGCGCGGGATTTTACCGCCACGCCAAGTATCACGCTGACATTCCCCGAACAGGGGCGCATTGTGGGTCAAGCCCCCTGCAACAGCTACGGTACCACGATGGACGTGCCCTACCCCTGGTTTGAGACCGGGCCGATTGCCGCGACCAAACGCGCCTGCCCTGAGTTGGAGACCGAGGTCGCTTTTTTCGACGCACTTGGCTCTGCCACACTGTCCGAGGTGTTTGGCAACACCTTGATGCTTTCGGATGATGACGGAATGCTTATGGTTTTCCGCTCAGACGGCTGA
- a CDS encoding HPr kinase/phosphorylase produces the protein MAPLTETLHATTVSLDGHGALILGASGTGKSALALQLIALGAVLVADDRTLLTSDAKTVTASAPDAIAGKIEARGVGILNVPYAHSAQVVLAVDMGQHTAQRLPDPVSIEVLDIPLPCLRRVDGPHFAAAILLSLRRSINLRS, from the coding sequence ATGGCACCGCTGACCGAGACCCTGCATGCCACCACCGTCAGTCTGGATGGGCATGGGGCACTCATACTTGGTGCATCGGGAACCGGAAAATCCGCGCTGGCGCTTCAACTGATCGCGCTTGGGGCGGTTCTGGTGGCGGATGACCGAACGCTCCTCACATCCGATGCAAAGACCGTCACCGCATCTGCGCCAGACGCAATCGCAGGCAAGATCGAGGCACGAGGCGTCGGTATTCTGAACGTGCCCTATGCGCATTCCGCACAAGTGGTACTGGCCGTTGATATGGGGCAGCATACCGCACAGCGATTGCCTGATCCTGTCAGTATCGAAGTGCTGGACATCCCCTTGCCCTGTCTGCGCCGTGTTGATGGGCCGCATTTTGCAGCAGCTATCTTGCTTTCCCTCCGGCGAAGTATAAATCTTCGATCATGA
- a CDS encoding PTS sugar transporter subunit IIA, with product MIGIVIVAHGGLAGEYLAAIEHVVGSQNGVRAISIHADHDRSAKESEICAAADEVDQGAGVVIVTDLFGGSPSNLSLLACRPENRRILYGANLPMLIKLAKSRQMDVPDAVRAALDAGKKYIDSQNVSAG from the coding sequence GTGATCGGAATTGTGATAGTCGCACATGGCGGACTGGCGGGGGAATACCTTGCCGCGATTGAACATGTTGTTGGCTCGCAAAATGGGGTCCGGGCGATCTCGATCCACGCTGACCATGATCGCAGTGCCAAGGAATCCGAGATCTGCGCCGCCGCTGACGAGGTTGACCAGGGTGCAGGCGTGGTGATCGTGACGGATCTGTTTGGCGGATCGCCATCGAACCTGTCGCTTTTGGCGTGCCGTCCAGAGAACCGGCGCATTCTCTATGGTGCCAACCTGCCGATGTTGATCAAACTGGCCAAATCCCGCCAGATGGATGTGCCCGATGCGGTGCGCGCCGCGCTTGATGCTGGTAAGAAGTATATCGACAGCCAAAATGTGAGCGCAGGTTAG
- a CDS encoding sulfite exporter TauE/SafE family protein, with translation MDAIFPFLTPATLSLALLIAVFGGFVKGVVGFAMPLVIISGLTTFIAPEYALAGLIIPTLVANTVQSLRQGVGAAWQSIKAFRVFLAVGGIALVTSAQMVRTVPVETLQLLIGVPVMVFVLIQLLGVTLRLSGQSAAVEAVIGAIAGFIGGLSGVWGPPTVMYLTALETAKQDQMRIQGVIYSGGALALFGAHLGSGVLRAETLPFSLALLPPALFGMWLGGRVSDRIDQKIFRRSTLIVLLFAGANLVRRALF, from the coding sequence ATGGATGCGATTTTTCCCTTTTTGACGCCCGCCACCTTGTCGCTTGCCCTGTTGATCGCGGTTTTTGGCGGATTCGTAAAAGGTGTTGTGGGGTTTGCGATGCCTTTGGTCATCATCTCGGGGCTGACCACCTTTATCGCGCCGGAATATGCGCTGGCAGGGCTGATCATTCCCACGCTCGTCGCCAATACGGTTCAGTCCCTGAGGCAAGGGGTTGGGGCCGCCTGGCAATCAATCAAAGCGTTTCGTGTGTTTCTCGCCGTTGGCGGGATTGCTCTTGTGACATCCGCGCAGATGGTTCGGACTGTGCCGGTTGAGACCCTGCAACTGCTGATCGGGGTGCCGGTTATGGTGTTCGTGCTGATCCAGCTTCTTGGAGTGACGTTACGTCTCTCTGGCCAGTCTGCGGCGGTTGAAGCGGTGATCGGGGCAATTGCGGGCTTTATCGGCGGGCTGTCCGGTGTCTGGGGGCCGCCAACTGTGATGTATCTGACTGCGCTTGAGACCGCAAAACAGGACCAGATGCGCATTCAGGGGGTGATTTACAGCGGGGGGGCGTTGGCGCTGTTTGGCGCACATCTCGGGTCAGGTGTACTGCGTGCCGAGACGTTGCCATTTTCGCTGGCCCTTCTGCCGCCTGCGTTGTTTGGCATGTGGCTGGGCGGACGCGTCTCCGACCGGATAGATCAAAAGATCTTCCGGCGGTCTACGTTGATTGTCCTGCTGTTTGCTGGTGCAAATTTGGTACGCCGCGCTCTGTTCTAG
- a CDS encoding response regulator transcription factor, protein MSKIALVDDDRNILTSVSMTLEAEGFEVETYNDGQAALDAFNKRLPDMAVLDIKMPRMDGMDLLQRLRQKTAMPVIFLTSKDDEIDEVLGLRMGADDYVKKPFSQRLLVERIRALLRRQDAVATDEVGETEETKVMERGDLRMDPLRHAVSWKGKDVSLTVTEFLLLQALAQRPGFVKSRDQLMDVAYDDQVYVDDRTIDSHIKRLRKKMRTADDEFSAIETLYGIGYRYNEE, encoded by the coding sequence ATGTCAAAAATTGCATTGGTGGACGACGACAGGAACATCCTGACGTCTGTTTCGATGACTCTCGAAGCAGAAGGCTTTGAAGTTGAAACCTACAACGACGGGCAGGCCGCACTCGACGCATTCAACAAACGCCTTCCCGATATGGCCGTTCTGGATATCAAGATGCCGCGCATGGACGGCATGGACCTGCTCCAGCGGTTGCGCCAGAAAACTGCGATGCCAGTGATCTTTCTCACGTCCAAAGATGACGAGATTGACGAGGTTCTTGGCCTGCGGATGGGCGCAGATGACTACGTGAAAAAACCGTTCAGCCAGCGCCTGTTGGTGGAACGCATCCGCGCCCTTTTGCGTCGGCAGGACGCAGTTGCCACGGATGAGGTGGGCGAGACCGAAGAGACCAAGGTGATGGAACGCGGCGATCTGCGGATGGATCCGCTGCGCCACGCCGTCAGCTGGAAGGGCAAGGACGTGTCTCTCACAGTGACAGAGTTCCTGCTGCTCCAAGCACTGGCGCAGCGCCCCGGTTTTGTAAAATCGCGCGATCAGTTGATGGATGTCGCCTATGACGATCAGGTCTATGTGGATGACCGCACCATCGACAGCCACATCAAACGCCTGCGTAAGAAGATGCGCACCGCGGATGATGAGTTCTCCGCGATTGAGACACTGTACGGCATCGGCTACAGATATAACGAAGAATGA
- a CDS encoding helix-turn-helix domain-containing protein, whose amino-acid sequence MNQHLNPKPEAASDAPAPPPALLFEMIRSFVTLAATLNLSHAVKELDSTRQTVRRHISTLEEQMGAQLFFVDDRRYQLTAAGEAALPGAKDLLARGTTWLRGQVSSVGHLQLLKAHVGKWDFYQEQQPIGRIWKDPSLLLRETFRAWAMSAGEIESPQFAHVRPYLIIYRQTEGAWICVEFGQKSVYVNWFGQDYARSSIGRPISQMPAGEEFSYLIYEAFHEVEATQTARLDHVFTRMPRLPSDSLAPVAYQRLILSGFFPDGSPAVMSLILPVDQVRISGLDPSLIESLDPVTPIAFDPEDAVFERGISGK is encoded by the coding sequence ATGAACCAACATCTTAATCCCAAGCCCGAGGCGGCATCGGACGCGCCTGCTCCGCCACCGGCGCTCTTGTTTGAAATGATACGGTCTTTCGTAACCCTTGCTGCGACGCTGAACCTGTCTCATGCCGTGAAAGAGCTCGACAGCACGCGGCAGACTGTCAGGCGGCACATCTCTACGCTCGAAGAACAGATGGGTGCGCAGCTTTTCTTCGTCGATGACCGCCGCTACCAATTGACCGCCGCAGGAGAGGCCGCACTGCCGGGAGCCAAGGATTTATTGGCCCGCGGGACCACTTGGCTGCGCGGGCAGGTCAGTTCTGTTGGTCATTTGCAGCTTCTCAAGGCGCATGTAGGAAAGTGGGATTTCTATCAAGAACAGCAACCCATCGGCCGCATTTGGAAAGACCCGTCCTTGCTGTTGCGCGAAACATTTCGTGCTTGGGCGATGTCTGCGGGCGAAATTGAGAGCCCGCAATTTGCACATGTCCGTCCCTATCTGATCATCTATCGGCAGACCGAAGGGGCGTGGATCTGCGTCGAATTTGGCCAAAAATCGGTCTATGTGAATTGGTTCGGACAGGACTATGCCCGCTCAAGTATTGGCCGCCCGATCAGTCAAATGCCTGCCGGTGAGGAGTTTTCCTACCTGATTTACGAGGCATTCCACGAGGTTGAAGCCACCCAAACTGCGCGTCTGGACCACGTTTTTACCCGAATGCCGCGCCTTCCAAGCGATTCGCTTGCCCCTGTTGCCTATCAAAGATTGATTCTCAGCGGGTTCTTTCCGGATGGATCACCGGCGGTTATGTCGCTGATTCTGCCAGTGGATCAGGTCCGGATCAGCGGGCTCGACCCATCGCTGATCGAATCACTAGACCCGGTTACGCCCATCGCGTTCGACCCCGAAGATGCCGTATTCGAAAGGGGAATTTCCGGAAAATAA
- the rapZ gene encoding RNase adapter RapZ — protein MTPVEGPQRRIVLVTGPSGAGRSSALNVLEDAGFEAIDNLPLRLLPALLSSPEQDHPMALGIDARNRDFSTDAILDLLGELSARSDLKVELFYLDCDTDVLLRRFSETRRRHPLAPEDSPAAGIEREQLLLRPLRTRADVLIDTSQLNVHELRAEVEHWFAPGGKHDLSISVQSFSYKRGLPRSVDLVFDCRFLRNPFWDESLRGLNGTDDAVAGYVRSDPRFASFSDKVFELCQMILPASQDEGKSHISIAFGCTGGQHRSVTLAEDHALRLAQEGWQVSIRHRELDPQDRKETST, from the coding sequence ATGACCCCCGTTGAAGGGCCACAGCGCCGCATCGTGCTTGTGACCGGACCGTCCGGCGCAGGCCGGTCCTCGGCGTTGAATGTTCTTGAGGACGCGGGCTTTGAGGCCATCGACAACCTGCCACTTCGGCTTTTGCCTGCCCTGCTGTCCAGCCCGGAACAGGACCACCCGATGGCCTTGGGCATAGATGCGCGGAACCGTGATTTTTCGACCGATGCCATTCTTGATCTGTTGGGCGAACTGTCGGCCCGCAGCGATTTGAAGGTCGAATTGTTTTATCTCGACTGTGACACAGATGTGCTGCTTCGTCGGTTCTCGGAAACCCGCCGCAGGCACCCGCTGGCCCCCGAAGACAGCCCTGCCGCAGGCATTGAACGCGAACAGCTGTTGCTGCGCCCGCTTCGGACCCGGGCCGACGTTCTGATCGACACCAGCCAGCTGAACGTGCATGAGCTGCGTGCGGAGGTGGAGCATTGGTTTGCGCCCGGCGGCAAGCATGACCTGAGCATCTCTGTGCAGTCTTTTTCCTACAAGCGGGGGCTGCCGCGCAGTGTGGATTTGGTGTTCGATTGCCGGTTTCTACGCAACCCGTTCTGGGACGAAAGCCTTCGGGGATTGAATGGCACGGATGATGCGGTTGCAGGCTATGTCAGGAGTGATCCGCGCTTTGCGAGTTTCTCGGACAAGGTCTTTGAATTGTGCCAGATGATTCTGCCTGCTTCTCAGGATGAGGGAAAGTCACACATTTCAATCGCCTTTGGGTGTACCGGCGGGCAGCATCGGTCGGTGACGTTGGCAGAAGATCATGCTTTGCGCCTTGCACAGGAGGGTTGGCAAGTGTCAATAAGACACCGCGAGTTGGATCCTCAGGACCGGAAAGAGACATCGACGTGA
- a CDS encoding TetR/AcrR family transcriptional regulator, with product MPKPNRLTSENWIAAGFLSLAQNGPKSLRAEPLARSLKTTKGSFYWHFADVPAFHQAMLTLWEDRAFSSIVAELDTMPDPRQRLRALGQIAAVSAPEEMGGQDLEPAIRAWGRDDTNVAEAIARVDAKREGYLADQLAQLGLSNPAFARIIYAAYVGGDDLCSRDGSDPAPALTTLIDLILALE from the coding sequence ATGCCCAAACCAAACCGCCTCACCTCTGAAAATTGGATTGCTGCTGGCTTTCTTTCCTTGGCCCAGAATGGTCCGAAATCCCTGCGAGCGGAGCCTCTGGCGCGCAGCCTGAAAACCACAAAAGGTTCATTTTATTGGCATTTTGCGGACGTTCCGGCGTTTCATCAGGCCATGTTGACCCTTTGGGAGGATCGCGCCTTTTCCAGCATCGTTGCAGAACTGGACACCATGCCGGACCCAAGGCAACGCCTGCGGGCCTTGGGACAAATTGCTGCAGTTTCTGCACCCGAGGAAATGGGCGGGCAAGACCTTGAACCCGCCATCCGTGCCTGGGGCCGCGACGATACCAATGTCGCCGAGGCCATTGCGCGGGTTGACGCCAAGCGCGAGGGCTACCTTGCCGATCAACTGGCGCAGCTGGGCCTCTCCAACCCCGCTTTTGCCCGCATCATCTATGCCGCCTATGTGGGAGGCGATGATCTGTGCAGTCGCGATGGCAGCGATCCCGCTCCGGCATTGACCACCTTGATTGATCTTATCCTCGCCTTGGAATGA
- a CDS encoding phosphoenolpyruvate carboxykinase yields MTFGRVNPQFRLEDQQINGLGNVYYNLMEPALIETALKRGEGTLGNGGAFLVTTGKFTGRSPKDKHVVKTDSVADSIWWENNAEMSPEGFDALYEDMIAHMQGGEYFVQDLVGGADPRHAINVRMVTELAWHGLFIRTMLRRPERDALDEFIADFTVINCPSFQADPKKHNCRSETVIAMNFDRKMILIGGTEYAGENKKSVFTLLNYLLPEKGIMPMHCSANHATGNPVDTAVFFGLSGTGKTTLSADPQRTLIGDDEHGWSDNGTFNFEGGCYAKTINLSAEAEPEIYATTKKFGTVIENMVFDEDTKELDFNDDSLTANMRCAYPLHYISNASEKAVGGHPKNIIMLTCDAFGVLPPIARLTPAQAMYHFLSGFTSKVAGTERGVTEPEPTFSTCFGAPFMPRRPEVYGNLLREKIAQHGATCWLVNTGWTGGAYGTGSRMPIKATRALLTAALEGALADVKYRKDANFGFEVPVSVDGVPDILLDPRRTWDNAEAYDRQATKLVNMFSENFAQYLPFIDDDVKAAAIG; encoded by the coding sequence ATGACATTTGGACGGGTAAACCCGCAGTTCCGCCTTGAGGATCAACAGATCAACGGGCTGGGCAATGTCTATTATAACCTGATGGAACCCGCGCTGATCGAAACCGCGCTCAAGCGCGGCGAGGGCACCCTTGGCAACGGTGGCGCGTTCCTTGTTACAACAGGCAAATTCACCGGACGCTCCCCCAAAGACAAACATGTCGTCAAGACAGACAGCGTCGCTGACAGCATTTGGTGGGAAAACAACGCGGAGATGTCGCCCGAAGGGTTTGACGCCCTATACGAAGACATGATCGCCCATATGCAAGGCGGCGAGTATTTCGTTCAGGATCTGGTGGGCGGTGCAGATCCGCGGCATGCCATCAACGTGCGCATGGTCACCGAGTTGGCTTGGCATGGCCTGTTCATCCGCACCATGCTGCGCCGGCCCGAGCGTGATGCATTGGATGAATTCATCGCCGATTTCACCGTCATCAACTGCCCCAGCTTTCAGGCAGATCCGAAGAAGCACAACTGCCGGTCCGAGACCGTGATCGCCATGAATTTTGACCGCAAGATGATCTTGATCGGCGGGACGGAATACGCAGGCGAGAACAAGAAATCCGTCTTTACCCTTTTGAACTACCTGCTGCCGGAAAAGGGCATCATGCCAATGCACTGCTCTGCCAACCATGCGACGGGCAATCCTGTGGACACAGCGGTATTCTTTGGCCTGTCCGGGACCGGCAAAACGACACTCTCTGCCGATCCGCAGCGCACCTTGATTGGCGATGACGAACATGGCTGGTCTGACAATGGCACCTTCAACTTTGAGGGCGGCTGCTATGCCAAAACGATCAACCTCAGCGCCGAGGCAGAGCCAGAGATCTATGCGACCACCAAGAAATTCGGCACCGTCATCGAAAACATGGTCTTTGACGAAGACACCAAAGAACTGGACTTCAACGACGACAGCCTGACAGCCAACATGCGCTGCGCCTATCCGCTGCACTATATTTCAAACGCATCAGAAAAGGCTGTGGGCGGCCATCCCAAGAATATCATCATGCTGACCTGCGATGCCTTTGGCGTCTTGCCCCCCATTGCGCGGCTGACCCCGGCACAGGCGATGTATCATTTCCTGTCCGGCTTCACCTCCAAAGTGGCCGGAACAGAGCGCGGCGTGACCGAGCCGGAGCCGACCTTCTCCACCTGTTTTGGAGCGCCTTTCATGCCGCGCCGGCCGGAGGTTTACGGCAACCTGCTGCGCGAAAAGATCGCCCAACATGGCGCGACCTGCTGGTTGGTGAACACCGGCTGGACCGGCGGGGCATACGGCACCGGCTCACGCATGCCGATCAAAGCCACACGCGCCTTGCTGACCGCCGCGCTTGAAGGGGCTCTGGCGGATGTAAAATACCGCAAGGATGCAAACTTCGGTTTTGAAGTACCCGTATCTGTAGACGGTGTCCCTGACATCCTGCTGGATCCGCGCCGCACATGGGACAATGCTGAAGCCTACGACCGTCAAGCGACCAAGCTGGTCAATATGTTCTCCGAAAACTTTGCACAGTATCTGCCCTTCATTGATGATGATGTGAAAGCCGCCGCTATCGGCTGA
- a CDS encoding helix-turn-helix domain-containing protein has protein sequence MSHPVDIHVGRKLKQIRTLRRLSQTDVAKKLNLSFQQIQKYEIGSNRVAASRLFELAQILDVPPSYFFEGLHDNNNAAPAQDAGMEIVTALAAIKDEAVKTRIKTFIEDVSGVTVARRG, from the coding sequence ATGTCACATCCAGTCGATATTCACGTTGGCCGCAAGCTGAAGCAGATCCGCACATTGCGGCGCCTGTCCCAGACCGACGTCGCCAAGAAGCTGAACCTGTCTTTCCAGCAGATTCAAAAATACGAGATCGGTTCAAACCGGGTCGCTGCAAGCCGCCTTTTTGAATTGGCTCAAATCCTTGATGTTCCGCCGTCCTACTTCTTCGAAGGTCTGCACGACAACAACAACGCCGCCCCTGCCCAGGACGCCGGGATGGAGATCGTGACCGCACTTGCCGCGATCAAAGACGAAGCGGTCAAAACCCGCATCAAAACCTTCATTGAAGACGTTTCAGGCGTCACCGTCGCACGGCGCGGCTAG
- a CDS encoding acyl-CoA dehydrogenase family protein — protein sequence MAHDGQDVTMHTSIILDNLLELTAAAVGPVDAVLEKAVKSVRALVSADGRVSAALIEQHQTAAHGLAWLATYAQALRQMQKWAEKLSGEGRFGETEQLIHQIAFGEYLWQIYGGIQMNQGEMLRLQDLGLSQDDMRDMMDPAIMALTQGGNTQNARTRLVELMQEHSANITVGASGLDEELEMIREQFRRYAVEKVEPFAHDWHLNDELIPMEVINELAEMGVFGLTIPEEYGGFGLSKASMCVVSEELSRGYIGVGSLGTRSEIAAELIIAGGTDEQKTKWLPRIASAETLPTAVFTEPNTGSDLGSLRTRAVKEGDNYKITGNKTWITHAARTHVMTLLARTDPNTTDYRGLSMFLAEKTPGTDEDPFPTEGMTGGEIEVLGYRGMKEYELGFDGFEVKGENLLGGEEGKGFKQLMETFESARIQTAARAIGVAQSALDISMQYAQDRKQFGKALINFPRVSSKLAMMAVELMVARQLTYFSAFEKDEGRRCDVEAGMAKLLGARVAWAAADNGLQIHGGNGFALEYKISRVLCDARILNIFEGAAEIQAQVISRRLLG from the coding sequence ATGGCTCATGATGGTCAGGACGTGACAATGCACACTTCGATTATTCTCGACAACCTGTTGGAACTGACGGCTGCTGCGGTTGGTCCGGTTGATGCGGTTCTGGAAAAAGCTGTCAAATCCGTCCGCGCCCTGGTCAGTGCCGATGGCCGCGTTTCTGCTGCGCTTATTGAGCAACATCAAACAGCTGCGCATGGTTTGGCATGGCTTGCGACCTACGCACAGGCGCTACGGCAAATGCAAAAATGGGCCGAAAAGTTGTCCGGTGAGGGTCGCTTTGGCGAGACCGAGCAACTGATCCACCAGATCGCCTTTGGTGAATACCTCTGGCAGATCTACGGCGGCATCCAGATGAATCAGGGGGAAATGCTGCGCCTGCAAGATCTTGGACTGTCCCAAGACGACATGCGCGACATGATGGACCCCGCCATCATGGCCCTGACCCAAGGTGGCAACACCCAGAATGCCCGCACCCGCCTGGTCGAGCTGATGCAGGAACACTCCGCAAATATCACCGTCGGCGCGAGTGGTCTTGACGAAGAGCTAGAGATGATCCGTGAACAATTCCGCCGCTATGCAGTGGAGAAGGTTGAACCCTTTGCCCACGATTGGCATCTCAACGATGAGCTGATCCCGATGGAGGTTATCAACGAGCTGGCCGAGATGGGCGTCTTTGGCCTCACCATTCCGGAAGAATACGGCGGGTTCGGCCTGTCCAAAGCTTCCATGTGCGTGGTCTCCGAAGAACTCTCGCGCGGCTATATCGGTGTTGGTTCGCTCGGCACCCGTTCCGAGATTGCGGCGGAATTGATCATCGCAGGCGGCACGGACGAGCAAAAAACCAAATGGTTGCCCCGCATTGCCTCTGCCGAAACCTTGCCCACGGCCGTCTTTACAGAACCGAACACCGGCTCCGATCTGGGCTCCCTCCGAACCCGCGCCGTGAAAGAAGGCGACAACTACAAGATAACCGGCAACAAGACCTGGATCACCCATGCCGCCCGCACCCATGTGATGACATTGCTGGCCCGCACCGATCCGAACACAACCGATTATCGCGGGTTGTCCATGTTCCTGGCGGAAAAGACCCCCGGCACCGATGAAGACCCCTTCCCGACCGAAGGCATGACCGGCGGCGAGATCGAAGTGCTCGGCTATCGCGGTATGAAAGAATACGAACTGGGCTTTGACGGGTTTGAGGTTAAAGGCGAGAACCTTCTTGGCGGTGAAGAGGGCAAGGGTTTCAAGCAATTGATGGAGACCTTTGAAAGCGCCCGAATCCAGACCGCGGCCCGCGCCATCGGCGTGGCGCAATCGGCGTTGGATATTTCGATGCAATATGCGCAGGATCGCAAGCAATTCGGCAAGGCGCTGATCAACTTCCCGCGTGTGTCGTCCAAACTGGCAATGATGGCGGTGGAATTGATGGTTGCGCGCCAATTGACCTATTTCTCCGCCTTTGAAAAAGACGAGGGGCGCCGCTGCGACGTTGAGGCAGGCATGGCCAAATTGCTGGGCGCCCGTGTCGCCTGGGCGGCGGCGGACAATGGTCTGCAAATCCACGGCGGCAACGGCTTTGCGCTGGAATACAAAATCAGCCGCGTTTTGTGTGACGCCCGCATCCTGAATATCTTTGAAGGGGCGGCAGAAATTCAGGCGCAGGTGATCTCACGCCGTCTTTTGGGCTAA
- a CDS encoding sensor histidine kinase, with translation MALAERNFVRDLSTTPRDGDVVLGDDWVAPDQSAPDELRVRRERRGLFSLRTSPLTRKIITFNLIALNVLVAGILYLNSSRDSLALQRASSLLSEAELIADVIEARLPEGGVVDLATGGGIDVAATLEGLDLRSGVDVFVFDTAETLIATSEGRLPLAEKLGAEGDDSRTLLTDGLTFVWDAVSGVFSGGQDDAAALPLEDQFKPLIAGSLTSGTHIENTIDANGNTLFTVLTPIMQSGQPLGVVAIASAAGEIDKLVRSERERVLQMFVIATLVSIGLSLVLASTIANPLADLAAAAELGRDKDARKMNPGRIRIPDLTARPDEIGRLSGALRGMVSALYNRIDGNEQFAADVAHEIKNPLASLRSAVGTLRMIKREDQREKLLDVIDHDVRRLDRLVSDISNASRLDSELVKEEEEQFDLLNMVGNLSQYLGEDAKSKGIDFITDLPANPILVHGLEARLAQVFVNLITNAISFCEDGDAIRVWARKRENRVLVVVEDTGPGIPDQALSKIFKRFYSERPVEHFGNNSGLGLAISKQIVEAHGGVIWAENIRPTEADITSEPLGARFVVGLPT, from the coding sequence ATGGCACTGGCCGAAAGGAACTTTGTGCGGGACCTGAGCACCACCCCACGGGACGGAGATGTTGTTCTGGGCGATGATTGGGTCGCCCCGGATCAATCCGCCCCGGACGAGCTGCGCGTGCGGCGCGAACGGCGTGGGTTGTTTTCGCTGCGCACCTCGCCGCTGACCCGCAAGATCATCACGTTCAACCTGATTGCGTTGAATGTGCTGGTGGCGGGCATCTTGTATCTGAACTCCTCTCGGGATTCTCTGGCCCTTCAACGGGCGTCTTCGCTTTTGTCTGAGGCGGAATTGATTGCCGACGTGATTGAGGCACGGTTGCCGGAGGGGGGTGTTGTCGATCTTGCCACCGGCGGTGGCATTGACGTCGCGGCCACCTTGGAGGGGCTCGATCTGCGCAGCGGCGTCGATGTTTTTGTGTTCGATACCGCCGAGACACTGATTGCCACCAGCGAAGGGCGTTTGCCCTTGGCCGAAAAACTTGGCGCAGAAGGGGATGACAGTCGCACATTGCTGACAGACGGGCTGACCTTTGTCTGGGATGCCGTGTCCGGCGTGTTTAGCGGTGGTCAGGACGATGCCGCCGCCCTGCCATTGGAAGACCAGTTCAAACCGTTGATCGCCGGTAGCCTGACCTCCGGCACGCATATCGAGAACACCATTGATGCCAATGGCAACACCTTGTTCACGGTGCTGACCCCCATAATGCAGTCCGGGCAGCCGCTCGGCGTTGTGGCAATTGCCTCCGCCGCGGGTGAAATTGATAAGCTTGTCCGCAGTGAACGTGAACGTGTCTTGCAGATGTTTGTGATTGCCACACTGGTTTCCATTGGTCTGAGCCTTGTTTTGGCGTCAACCATTGCCAATCCACTGGCTGATCTGGCCGCTGCGGCCGAGCTTGGCCGTGACAAGGATGCCCGCAAGATGAACCCGGGGCGGATAAGGATCCCTGATCTGACCGCGCGGCCTGATGAGATCGGGCGCTTGTCCGGCGCGTTGCGCGGCATGGTTTCGGCGCTCTACAACCGGATTGACGGCAACGAACAATTTGCAGCCGATGTGGCGCATGAGATCAAGAACCCATTGGCTTCGCTGCGCTCCGCTGTTGGCACGCTGCGGATGATCAAGCGTGAAGATCAGCGCGAGAAACTGCTGGATGTGATTGATCACGACGTGCGGCGCCTTGACCGTCTGGTGAGCGACATTTCGAACGCATCGCGTCTGGATTCAGAACTGGTCAAAGAAGAAGAAGAACAGTTCGATCTGCTCAATATGGTTGGCAACCTGAGCCAGTACCTGGGCGAGGATGCCAAGAGCAAAGGCATTGATTTCATCACTGATCTGCCGGCCAACCCGATTCTCGTTCACGGGCTAGAGGCCCGTTTGGCGCAGGTCTTTGTGAATTTGATCACAAACGCCATTTCGTTTTGCGAAGATGGCGATGCTATCCGGGTTTGGGCGCGCAAGCGTGAGAACCGCGTTCTTGTCGTCGTTGAGGACACTGGCCCCGGTATTCCAGATCAGGCTCTGTCGAAGATTTTCAAGCGGTTCTATTCCGAACGGCCGGTCGAGCATTTTGGCAACAACTCTGGTCTGGGTCTGGCGATTTCCAAGCAGATCGTGGAAGCGCATGGCGGTGTGATCTGGGCCGAGAATATTCGCCCGACCGAGGCCGACATCACATCAGAACCACTGGGCGCCCGGTTTGTTGTGGGCCTGCCAACCTGA